In Verrucomicrobiota bacterium, a single genomic region encodes these proteins:
- a CDS encoding DUF1552 domain-containing protein yields MKNIVYCNRRQFLRSTGGLIALPFLNSLPLPLYAKPIVEARKRLVTIGTFLGMYPEEWHPTKGSDRIPRLLEPLMLHRQNFTIVSGVDHGINGGHKGTPSFLSGVYQPEYIGESIMVKNQITLDQLAAKHLSRNSRYHSLQLGASEGKPSQTLSWDENGVPLLPEADPMKVFQRLFVNDLNPRAASKAMEFKRSVLDMVAEDAKSLQKEIGFEDREKVDAYFTSIRDVEKRIERQQQWVNTPKPGIPPLLERPISFHGNLDLMLELSALALQHDSTRVISVELPAGGLPIILDGNQMSGYHGQSHHGKDPEVVDELVRIEQMHTRSISKFLSRLKEIQDDEGNLLDHTQVLFGSGLGNGSSHSNKNLPVMIAGGSLNHGKDIIFEEGSTPLSNVFVTMLQGLGIEAETFAASTGNINNELA; encoded by the coding sequence ATGAAAAACATAGTCTATTGCAATCGTCGCCAATTCCTAAGAAGCACCGGTGGATTAATTGCCCTGCCTTTCTTAAATTCCCTGCCCCTTCCCCTTTACGCTAAACCCATCGTTGAAGCCCGGAAGAGACTTGTAACCATTGGAACGTTTCTGGGTATGTACCCGGAAGAATGGCACCCCACCAAGGGCAGCGATCGAATTCCACGTTTGCTTGAACCGTTGATGCTCCACCGTCAGAACTTCACCATCGTCTCGGGCGTCGATCATGGCATCAACGGGGGGCACAAAGGCACACCGTCGTTTTTGTCCGGAGTATATCAACCCGAGTATATTGGTGAATCGATCATGGTAAAAAACCAGATCACCCTGGACCAATTGGCAGCCAAACATTTGAGCCGGAACAGCCGCTATCATTCACTCCAGCTTGGAGCATCGGAGGGTAAACCCAGCCAGACCCTGTCCTGGGATGAAAATGGCGTTCCCCTACTCCCTGAAGCTGATCCGATGAAGGTCTTTCAAAGACTCTTTGTAAATGACCTGAATCCTCGAGCTGCCAGCAAGGCCATGGAATTCAAACGCAGTGTCCTGGATATGGTGGCTGAAGATGCCAAATCGCTTCAAAAGGAAATCGGCTTTGAAGATCGTGAAAAAGTGGACGCCTACTTTACTTCGATTCGCGATGTTGAAAAACGCATCGAACGCCAACAACAGTGGGTCAACACACCCAAGCCTGGAATTCCACCCCTCTTGGAGCGACCAATCTCCTTTCATGGAAACTTGGATTTAATGCTCGAACTGAGCGCCCTGGCCTTACAGCACGATTCCACACGAGTAATATCTGTCGAACTTCCTGCGGGCGGATTACCCATCATTTTGGACGGAAATCAAATGTCCGGTTACCATGGTCAATCGCATCACGGAAAAGATCCCGAAGTGGTGGACGAACTTGTGAGAATTGAGCAGATGCACACTCGGTCGATTTCAAAATTCCTTTCCCGTTTGAAGGAGATTCAGGACGATGAAGGCAACTTACTCGACCACACCCAGGTCTTGTTCGGAAGCGGCTTGGGCAACGGTAGTTCTCATTCCAATAAAAACCTCCCGGTTATGATCGCTGGAGGTAGTTTGAATCACGGAAAAGATATAATATTTGAAGAAGGAAGTACGCCGCTATCCAATGTATTTGTTACCATGTTGCAGGGACTC